The DNA sequence GTATAAGGGGAATTATAGCTATTGACAGTAGGAGCGTGACCGCAGTGGGAAATGCTGCCGCTATCCCTTCACACTGGCAACTGAGAACGGAAAGCGCACCTGAGAGTGAGCTGCTTACCGCACTTCCAGAGGCATTTTTCTTTACATGCCTGAATATGAGTGTGTAATTCTCCGTGAGGATTGCGGCCAGTCCTGTGAAAAGGAGAAGAGCCTGGAAACTGAGCGTAAAGACAAACAGGCGGGTATACGCAACAATAGCACCAGAGAAAAATGCGGGAACCCCAGCAGGGCTCTCATCATCATATATTGAGCCAATATAAACGGGCGTTGGCAGGCCGGGGGAGTAGGTGATTCTTATTAGCCCGGAAAGATAGAACATGAGGAAAGTGACTGAATAGAAGACTGCAAGTTTGTAGATTGAAATTCTTCCCGAGTAGAAATGTCGGGAAAAAATGTATATATTCAGGATCAGTGAAATTAGCAGGAATATGTCAACATCAGGGGCCCAGATAAGAGAAATGGAAAAAAGTGCGTAATAAGAAATTGTTATGAGTGAAAGATAGAACTGCAGGGATGATAGCTTAGGATTGTATATGGATAGTATGAACGGGAATATTATTGCCGGAATAAAAATAATCCCTGATTCAGTGAGCACAATGTTTTCATAGATAACAGACTTTGTCAGCAGGCCGAATGCCAGAAATGTAACTGTAGAACCCGCAGAAAGGAGGGAAAGTACCAGTATGTCGATTCTGACTTTCATATGAATGCCATCCAGATGGCTATCAAGAGTGCCAGAAGATAGAAATTTGAAGCGTGAAATGCCTTTTTGAAACCATCAACTGAATAGTTCCTGGTTATTGGAGAGATGACAAAATAGAGCATTATTACATCCATTACAACAGCTATGGGAATATAAAAGCCCCCCAGGTGAATTGATGTGAAAAACAGGGGGAGCATCGAGTAGACCACCAGTATGATTGTATTTGCCAGTATCCAGTTACCTCCCTTCCTTACGCCTAAAACGGCAGGGAGCATTGGAACTCCGGCCGCTTTATAATCTTCCGTGTTACCGGTTGCAAGGCTCCAAAAGTGCGTAGGCGTCCACATAAACACAAGCAGCGCCACAAATATTGAACTGAGCGACACCGATCCCGTGACCGCCGACCAGCCGGCAAGTGCAGGAAAACTTCCCGCAATGCCGCCTATAACTATATTCCACGTTGTTCTTCTCTTCAGGAGAATTGTGTAAAGGAAAACATAGCTCAGGAAACCTCCAAGGATGAAGACCATGGTGATTAAGTTCAGGGAAAAGAAAGCAACAGGCATTGATACAGCAAGCATTACTACTGCAACAGCTGCATACATTCTCCTGTTACTGATGTTTATTATTCTGTTTCGAGAGGATGTCCTCCTCATCTTTGTGTCAATGTCAATGTCATAAAGGTTGTTGAAGAGAGACGCTGACATGGACGCGAGGGTCCCTGCAACAAGAAGGGGTATCAGCAGCAGGATATGGGTTCTGGCAAGAGGGGCAATCAGGAAACCCGTGACCGCAACAATATCGATCAATATTGTTATCTCGGCCTTCGTGATTTTCATGAAGTTATTTATACTCATCCTTCACCCACTCATCCTTAATTTCTGTCGTGAATTTAACCTTGCTGAATTAGAACACTTATTATATTATCCCTGCCCTATTCGAGTTGATAAAATTTGTGTTTTTACCAGGTTTTGCATTCTAGTTAGCTTCAAAATCTCATCCCTGTAACGGCCTGTACTGCGCCTGAACCTACTATGGAAAGAGCAGGGGTGAGGCAAAGACATGGGCACAGGTTCAGCAGGGGCAATTTGTCCGTTATTCCTGAAGCTGAGTGTTCTAGATTGCCATAAAGATTTGAGCTCACTCCACTCACTGCCTGGTGTGGACTAATTGATACAATTGAGGGATCCTGGTTGATATTGCTGATCACAGACGATGAATTCGCTGCAACTACGTTTATTGTACCTACCATGGTGGTTGGATGAACCTGGCACCAGTATGTGTACGTGCCCGGAGTCTGGGCATACCATTCTCCGGTATACTTTGACCCGGGTATCGGGTTTATGGCTCCAATCACAGAATAATAAGCCGCGAGGTTTTCGCTGGTTCCTTTGGCTATATACAGGTCATGAGGGAGAGTATCCGTCTCTATAACTGTGAACGTAACGACCGTCCCTACAGTATAATTCAGCGTGGGATTAACAGGAATTGCGCCATTCGAATTCCCGTAACTTGTGGGGGCGTCCCATCCAGCAGCGTTAGCATATAGCGTGGTGCTATTGGTAAAAGCCGGATTAGGAGGAATAACCTGCGAAAGCACAGACGTAGGCTGGGGGCTGATTACAAAACCTACGGCTACTGCTATAGCCAGTACAACTATCACTGCAAATGCAACTCCTCCCTTGTTTCCGCTCACGGTTACCTACCTCCGGATACAGCGCCGCCAACGGGTTCTGGAAAATCAGGCTCTAGATTAGCGTTCGCTTAATTCCTATGCTATTGTGATATCATCCATTTTATACTTCCATCTAAAGATGACAGGAGACTTGTTAATTTCCTGGAAGTACTGATCAATCCTGTCCTTCAGTTCATCCATGCTTTTTACCCTGATCTCACGGAGCATGGTCCTGGCCAGTTTGCTGAAAAGTGTCTCCACTATGTTGAGCCATGATCCATGCTTTGGAGTGAAAACAAAGTCAAACCTGTTTGGCACTGTCAGCAGGAATTCCCTTGTTTTCGCCGATGTGTGCACCCTTAGATTATCCAGAATAACCCTTATCCTCTTATCTTTGGGATACGACGAATCCAGTTTCTTCAGGAATGCTATGAAATCATTGCTGTTATGTGTTCTGCTCACAGTTTCCGTAACAATACCGGAATGCAGGTCTATGCCTGCCAGAAGGGACAGGGTGCCCAGCCTCTTATACTCATAATCCCTCGTGGCAGATGGATACTTTCCGGGAACGGGAGGGAGCTCCTCTGATGTCATTGATATTGCCTGCATTCCCGGCTTCTCATCGAATGATACGGTTATTGTGTCCTTCAGCTCGGGTATTATGAAACCATTGTTGATCATGTCCACCTCCTTGTATACGTGCAGTACCGTGGCCATTTTTCCCTCAAAGTCAGGATCCCTCTTTTCCACATAGTACCTGATTTTGTGAGGTTTTATCTCCGCCTCATTGAGTATTTCGAAGACTGTGGATCTGCTTATATTCTTAAGGGATGACCTGTTCTTCCTTATGTGTCCGGTCAAGAGGGTATAGGGCCAGAGCTCGTCCGGGTATCCATGTTCCGCTGGTTTTGTGCATGCAAGGTTAAGGATCCATGACTTATCATCATCTGTAATCGTTCTGGGCTTTCCAGGTCTTGGAAGATCGTTCAGTGCAGCCTCCATGCCAAATTCCCTCAGCTTTGACAGGCATTTCTTCACCGTATTCTTGTTCATGCCGTTCCTTGCTGCAATCCTGTCGTCGCTGTAATCCTCAAGATAATCGAGGATTATGGATGCCCTTGTTACTCTCCTCTTTTCCTCCTTCATCGATGACCTGATTCTCCTGAGCTTGTTCAGATCCTCTTCTGAAAGGTCTGGCTTTGGATATTTTCTCTTAAAAACCATTTATATCGCAAGTATAACGTAAATGAAGATATAAAGATAGACTAGTAATTAAGCGAACGATAATCTAGTATATTGGAAGTGTCCGTTGACGGAGTTTTCAACCAGCTGCTTGCAATATTATATAAGAATATCAATTGGCCCACCCCTATTATCAGGCCTCCGAGGATAGCCGTATCCTGAAACGGCTGGAAGAATGGAAAGTAACCGTCAACAGCCCTGGGCATGCCCAGAAAGCCGCCGGTTGTCCAGGCAACTGACATTATAAATGAGCCTATGGCAGTAAGGGCAAAGTGCCAGCCGGCAAGTCTTTCATTATATTTCCTGCCTCTTGTGAAGGTCGGGAAGAGGACGTAAAAGGCCGCGAACGCTATGCCGGTTGTTATCCCAAGGAAGATGAAATGGAAGTGTCCGGTAACCCAGTAAGTTCCATGGACAATTTCGTTGACGCCTACGTTGCTCTGCATGACTCCTGTTATGCCACCTATGATGAAGTCAATTATCCCGTTAATAATGAAAAGCATAGGAGTCGTCATTCTTATGCGAGGGGCTGTCCACATTGTTGCTATGTAATTGAACACTGTTATCGCCGATGGAATTACTATAAAGAATGATGCAGTGCTGAAGAACAGGTCCCATGCAACTCCTAAGCCGGAATTCATAAGGTGGTGACCCCATACCAGCATGCTCAATACCAGCAGGAGTCCAAGCCCGAATACTGCAGAGCTATAGCTGTAAACCTTGTTACCTGTGAATGTTGGGAGCATTTCATAAATCAGGCCGAAGAACGGAATCACAGGTATATAGACTATAGGGTGACCCCAGAACCAGAATAGAATTGTAAACAGCAGGACATTGCCCGAAGAGGCTGTGAAGAAAATCGGGTTGAAGAAGTCGTAGAACAGCATCCCAAGAGCTATCATTACTGGTCCTGCTGAAAGCACTGCAAGGATCATGGTGAAGAGGACTGACCATGCATATATCGACATGTTCCCCAATTTCACGGATTCGGATCTATCCATAAGGATCATGCGGATTACAACGATACAGATGATCATTATTGCAACAAATATCATCTCAAGACCTATGATCGCGAGCCAGTTGTCTGCGCCGGCACCGCTTAGTGTTCCCTGCAACGCAAGTGGCGGGTAGAAATACCAGCGTGTTGATGACCTTGATAACACTATGAATATACCGCCAAGCAACCAGATCCAGTAAGCAAACGACGAATAGCTGCCCATGTTATCGCGCCTGACCTTTATTGCGGTTGGCAGCAGGTAATAAGCAAGCCCCACTGTGATTCCCATGGCCCACATATAGAGCATCAGTGTGGCGTGCTGGGTCAGAACGATGTCATACTGATCCGGGCTCAGTACTGATGGGGTAGGGACTGTCAGACTCACCCTGAGGAGAATTCCAAAAGCTCCAGCTATGAAGAAAAATAGCAGGCTTGTAAATATGAACCTTAGCCCGATACTTTTTGAGTCATTATACAGGAATATGGACCAGTCCGCAAATCGCTGCTTAGTCTTCAGTTGGTCTCTTGCATATGATGCCGGATCAATGTAATCGTGGCTCTCGGCATCTTCCGCAAGTGCATCTCTTCTGGAACTATATAAATAATAGATAAAAAAGGCAACTACCCCTACCAGGGACATTGCGATGGAGTATTCCAGCAGTGTAACGTAAAGCGCCATTAGCTCACCACCGTCATGTAACCACGCATAGTATAGTGGTATTCACCGCAGTATTCAACACATACGAAATAGTATGACCCGGTGTGTGTTGGAGTAAACTGGATAACGTTTGTCTGGCCCGGGACGGCATATACCTGCAGCCCCATCTGCGGAATGAGTAGCGAATGTATCACTGCTGTCGATCCAGGGTCGGGTTCAGACGTAACGACCAGGGTATAGGTATGGTTTACCACTACGGTGAAAGCATCGTAAGTTGTGTTTCCACTGTAATTTGTGAATGACCAATCCCATTGTCTCCCTACAACATCTATCACATATGATCCTGATGGTATTTTTCCAGTATCAGCCTGTGCTATTTCAGCCGACTGGTTATCAACCAGCATTATATTCCAGGCCATGGATACTGCAAGGACGGCGATTACGCCTATTATCCACACAAATTCTACCTTTGTCTTTTTATTCATCTGAAATCCTCCCAATCGTGTGAGCGGTCTGCCTTCTTGAAGACCGGATACAGCAGCAAAAGTATTGTGAAGGCACCGCTCGCTATCCCAGTAGCCATGTAGGGGGCAGCAATGGTTGCGGTCTGCGAACCAGGGTTACCACCAAAAAACGACGAAAAGGCATAAGCTAGCAAAAGATCACTGATTATCCCTATAACAACGGAAACGGCAAAGAAAATGAGAATTATAGACGCTTTCCCATCCATGAAATTGGAATACACCCACTTTATTTAAGTTTTTTCGAATTGACTGATACAAGATCACTCGCGGAGACTGATTTTAACCGTATGCACATATAATAAACGTAGAATATAATCAAAATCAACGGCTCTGCAATATCAATATATTCTCGCTTTTACCTTATGATTGTTTCTCAACAAGTATGCGAAGTTTGCAAAGAGCTGTTCCAATTAATTTAATCTACTATAAATGACTCCTGATTTGTGCAGAACATCATTGCAGTCGTTTCTACCGCAGCAATCATGACTGTTATTATTTCATACTTTATTGTTCATATAGCAGTAAATAAAGAGAAATTTTCTTTCAAGAACGTCGTTGTTGCTGTATTAATACTTACAATGATGGCAAGCATGCTCAATTCCCTGACTTTCCTGATCGACACACCTCCGGGATTCGTGAATACTATAATTGCAGTCAATTTCTCCATGGTTGCAATGACAGTAGCGATTATTTCCGTATTCTGGAATGCGGTTTTTGGCAAATACAGTGGGGTAACTTTTAAAATTTCCATTTTGTTTTCCCTATTACTGGTCTGGAATGAAGTTTCCATGGGTGTGCTCCTTTACTCGCTGGGGTACCCTGGATTCCTCAACAAGCTAGACGGAAATTTCCTGCAAAACATGGTCAGTTTATTCGGGTTGAGCCTGAATTATTATCTTTTCATCATACCAATGCTTATGGAAATGATTTCCGTTGCACTACTGGTCAGGCACTCCAGATTTATAAACTCCATTCTGCTCGCTATTTTTGCCATGTCCCTGTTTTCGCCGACAATGCTTGGAAATTCTATTTTTATCAGCATAGGATCAATACTCTCTGTAGGCGTAATGATATTTTTTATGACACTATTTTACGAACTTCTTGCAAAACGGAGAACTTCGATTAAATCTGCAGAAATGAAAGCTCTTTCATGGCTTTTCCTGGTATTCCTGCTCATGATGGCTGGAGAGTTTTTAGGGAGCATGGGGTTCACACCATTCGGCCTGGGGTGGGTTGTGTATGGGATTGCGATGGTTGCCGCCATGCTCCTCTATTTAAATATGACATTCAATTATAATGATGCCGGTGAAAAGAGGGTAGGCTGGATAAAATATCCGGGGCGTATGTTCTGGATCCTTGCATCATCATTCATATCAGAAATTCTAGCCGCTGGAGCGATAATAGCTCTTTTCTTCGTCACTCATACAGTAAACACGCCTCCACTGGTTGCGTTTTCAAACTATCTCGGTGGCGTAAATACTTTCACGCCACTATCTGAGTTCGTTGACGGTATTTACCTGATTGGAGCGATTGCTAACAATCCGATTTTTCTAATAATCATGGGTATCGAGATGGGCACGCTGGTAATCATCAGAATTAGAAAAATATCGTGGAAGGAGAAAAGAGTAAATCTTTCACTTGCCCTTGTAGCTTTCGCCCTTTATACAATCATCGGGCCAAATTTCGTGAATTCCGGTCTTTACGATCATCTTCCTTTATGGGCAAATGTCGGTGCATTATCGCCCTTATATCCATATTTTGTGATACCCCTTGTGGCAAGTTATGCCCTATACGCTATTCTTGCCCTGCTTTTCGGTCGAAGAAGTTACTGCAGCACCCTTTGCCCATCAGCGGTTATGTACGGGGGCACGCTGGGCCAGGAAATGATTAATTACAACTATGAGGCGAAGATAAGCCGGAACAACCTGGGAAGCAGGTTCAAGAAAGCACTGTTTCCCCTGATCTCCGGTTCGTGGGTATTACTTATCATAGTTTCAGTGGTATCATTCTACTATACACGGGGGGGTCCATCCCTGTCCATATATGGTATAGATGCGTCGGTATTCTTCTCATACTTCACATGGAATTTCCTGTGGTATCTGTTCTTCATCTCAATCCCTTTTGTGGGAATGAGCCCATGCCGTAGATACGGTTGGTGCACAACCGGCACATTTGTCGGTTTTTTTGGGAAAATAGGTCTATTCAAGCTTAAGGTAAACGACCCGCAGACCTGTATCACCTGCAAAACAAAGGATTGCGTGAAAGCATGTGAAGTAGGCCTCGCCGACCTTCCCGGGCAATTCATCTCAAAAGGCTTTTTCAAGAGCTCAAAATGCGTTGGGTCAGGTTCGTGCCTTCAGGCCTGCCCATACAATAACATATTTTTCTATGACATCAGAAATTATTTAAAAGAGAAAATAAAGTGAACGGTTCAGTCCATGTCTCTTGTTGCCACCTTCAATTTCTCTTTCCTTTTAGGTTGATCAATGTCCTCAAAGTTTCCCTGCATTTTTTCGAGAATCTTGGGGAGGGTTGTGTATTCCATGTCCTCATCTGGGAGCCGGTGAGGCTCGAATGGCCCCATCCTTCTCATATAGTCAACAATGTTTATTGCAGTTTTTCTGGCTCCGTCGAATGCAAGATCGTCGAACATGTCAACCGGACCAGCCAGATGACCATCCTTGAGTACAAATCCCAGCGCGACTACCCTGGGAGGACCGTCAAATCTCGTCATTTTTGCGTCTTTCATTCCAACCGGCATCAGTGGGCCATTGAATGAGCCTCTCATCCAGCCGGACACCAGGAACGGATATGAAAATGCCTCGAGCGATTCCCCGGCAGCAGGCAAGCCGGATTGCAGCCTGACTATTCCGGCAGGATCATCCTTCCCAACATACTCGCCAGCAATGAACGAGAGCTTGTCCGTGGAAATAACGGCAACGTTCTCATCTGGAAGTTTTTCGTGAGACGGTTTCGTATAAACCCTCTTTATGACATACTTGCTCTTTGATCCAATCATTGCAAGCAGATCATACACATCCTCCGGGGTTGAAAGGAAAAGACGCTTTGCCCTCATTATGTCCCATACTTCAAACGTGAAGCCTTCGTGCATGTTAGGATCAATGACCAGTCCCGGGGTGTTGAACGGGTCTGCAAACATTTTGTAAATCGGGAAGTTGAAAGCTCCCGGCTCTGTCTTGTCCATCATGTATACAATAAAAGGTTCGGATTTCCTGGGTGTGATCTCCATTTCTGCGACACCGGGGCCCATTCCTTTAATGTTGCCGGAAAATGCATCCTTCAAGAGGTCCTGTCCTGCACCATACAGACCAACCTGTTTTGCAACTGCCGTACCGGCCTTGAAAGCCTCCCACGCAATGCCGTGAACCTGTGAGTTATCTATGCCGAGAGTGTGTATCATTGTAATTTGTATATCATCCCCAACATGGGAAATCCTGTAGTCTGAGAGTATACCCTTACTGTGATCCTTTACATAATTCTCAACTGTTTCCACTACCGGTCCGTAGACGCTGGAATGTCCGGGCAAGCTTCCTATATCCGCCTTGATGTGAGAAATTGTCGTTTTCATTATATCAATTAAATATGGAAATGTCTGTTAAAAACTTTACCTATACATTTCAAATACAAACTTTCAACTTTTGCACTGTTCCCAAAACCTATAATAGTATTGTTTAAATGAACTTGAAATGATTTCCGGGATCGAGATCGCAATTTTCCTTATATTTGCATGGATAGTGATTATCCTCTATCTCAGGGATAGAATAGGGAAAACAAAGCATTTTTCGACCCTTGGCCCGGCACTGATGATAAAGACCACAAGAAACAGGGGGATTCTTGACAGGGTTTCAAGGAGGTTCCCAGGAATTATTTTTGGTAAAATATCTGTCGTGCTTTCCTTTGTTACGCTTATTTTTGCACTGTTCTTTATTGTTTATGAGACGATTCTTATCTCTTCTGTGAGGATAGTTTCTGCTCCCTCTCCTGCCCTTTATCTTGCTCTTCCAGGCATTAATCCTGCGATACCAATAGTGTATGGTGGAATCGCACTGATTGTATCCGTTGTGGTGCACGAGTTCATGCATGGTGTAGTTGCCAGGAGGCAGAAAATGAAGGTCAATTCAGTCGGCGCCCTTGTTTTCATAGTCCCTCTTGGTGCCTTCGTTGAGCCGGACGAACAGGAGATGATAAATGCTGACCCTGTGGTGAGGAGACGAATTGTTGCAGCAGGACCTGGAATCAATATATTCATAGCAATAGCCTGTATACTCATTCTGCTCTTTCTCCTCATGCCCTCCGTGCATGTCACCAGCGACGGAATGTACATTGAACAGGTATCCCCTATCAATATTGTGCAGAATTCTCACATTCCAACGGGAAGCTTGCTGACTTCATACGGCAACTACACCGGCAACTCTGTCAACAACCTTGCTACATCATCTACGATAACTCCCGGAACGCTGCAGAATGCAACATATATCTACAACGGTCAAACTGGGAGTTTGCGAATGATGGCAGGAGTTGACATAGTCGCAACTATACCCGGTTATCCTGCTGCAAACTATTCTGAACTGACTGGATCTGTAGTACTTAGAATTAACAATGAGTCTATACGCAATGAGAATGCGCTTTCCGCTGCGCTTGACAACATAACTCCGGGCAACAAGGTTGCTCTCTCAGTTATGTATTTCAACAAGACTACAAATACTGACGTAACCGGGACATTCAACATGACCACTGTCACCAAGTATTCATACTACCAGAGCTACGATCCCTCAGCAAACAGCAATTCATACAAAAACCAGGGTTTTGTGGGTATTGAAACAACCTACCTTGGGATATCAGGAGCACCAATCAAACAGGTTGCTCCAGCAATATTTGGCGGGACCATCTTGACTGGCGGCCTCACAGGATTCGTATATGCCATCGCGCTTCCCTTCCTAGGTCTATCCCCGGTTCCACAATATCTACAGTCACTGTTTGTTACGCCATTTATGCCAGCGTTATTCTGGGGCACCGTAAACATGATTTACTGGTTTTTCTGGATAAATTTCCTCCTTGGGCTCTCAAACATACTTCCAATTTCAGTATTTGACGGAAGCCAATTCCTCAGGGATACACTTACAATATGGGGAAGAAGGAAGAGGCTAAGTTTTCTCAGGAATGAGCGGAATGTCAGGATGATAATCAATACTTTAGGGTTCCTCATTGTAATGATCCTGATCTACGAGATCATCCTGCCATACATCAGGTAACTCTCTAACCAATTTTTTTTCACAAAAATGGTTTGATAACTAGTTGCTGGCATTTTCTCCTAGAGCATCGGGCTTCTCCCATCCTATGTTACATCGCAGAACAACCAGAATTGTGATAAATATGGATTTGGAACCCAAGGGTAGTCAAATGCGACATTAACAGGTACCCTTTTAAGGCGAATTTGCAAGGTGAACAGTGGGTTATGGAGCTAACCGTGAGGTTAAAAAGCCATAAGACCTGACGGGAAAGCTGAACATGCCAGCTACTCGAAATAGTCAGAGTCAGGAATTATTGCTTGAATAATAATGAAATAGTTTTTTAAGCATCCTAATTTAAATCTCGGTTAGAGATATATAAATCATGACTGATGATAATGCCGTACTGGAGGAACTTAAAAAAATAACTGCCCTTCTGACACCAAAACCGCCCCTGCCTGCAGAGCACAAGAATTTCTTGGGGCAGTTCAAAGACTTCTTCTCGCAGTACAAGGTTATGGGTATGGCAGTAGCTTTTATCCTTGGTCTTTATCTTGGAACGCTCGTACAGGCCCTGGTAACGGATCTACTAATGCCGATTATTCAGTTTGCGACTCCTCCCGGGGTCGTATGGCAGGATATTTCATTTGGTCCTTTCCTTGTTGGCCAGTTCATGGGAGCTCTTGTTACTTTTCTCCTGGTGGTTCTTGTTGTTTTCCTGATCGTCAAGGTCTCAGAAAAAGCAAAAATCAAGTAACCCGCTTCTTTTGAATGTGCATTTAACGCGTTAAAAGACTACGCACCAAGGGAATGTCAGGACAGATTATATTTAGTTATTATTCAACTAACGAGAGTGTGACGCATTCATGTACAGGGCGCTGCATCTCAAATGCGTCGTAAACAAAATTATTATCAGAACATGCTTGATTAAATCATATCGCCGTATAAGACAGATCTGTCCTCTGTCATAAGTTAATACAAACGTGTTTGCCAAACACTGCATCACCAATTTCTCATCATATTGTCAGTTAAAATTATGGTATTCACAGCTATATCTCCCGTCTTTCAACTTGAATGTAAAGGACAATGGGCGTTTCAATATTCGGGTGAGTTATCAATGTTAGGCTTGAATATGCTACATGCTAGACTGAAGCCCATTACTTTCCTATCTTGCATAAGAGTTAAAGCTCTCTAGGAACCAATAAAAAAATCCTTATACAGTTTCACAATTGTCGTTCGCTACATTTATTGTGGAGATAGTAATAACGGGTCGAAAGAAATGGCGTTTCCTGAAGCGGTTGAGAGAAGACTTAACAAGAAAATATGCATGAGATGCAATGCAAGAAATTCACCAAGAGCGTTAAAATGCAGAAAGTGTGGTTACACTGGTTTGAGGATGAAAGCGAAGGAGAGGAGAGGTGGACAGTGAGTCCATTTTGCCGGAATTAGATTCACCTAGAATTGCCGTCCTTAGAATGGAGGGCACTAACAACGAGGAAGAAGCTTTCCAGTCTTTTCGGAGGAGTGGAGCATCCCCGGAATTCGTTCACATTAACGAGATTACGCGAGGGCATGTTGATTTAGAGAATTTTTCAACAATATTCATCCCGGGAGGATTTTCGGCCGGGGATTATGTGAGAGCCGGCGCTATATTTGCAGCCAGGCTGAGATTTTCCGCCATGGATAAGCTTTTAAGGTTCATACAAAGCGAAAAACCCGTTATAGGGGTCTGTAACGGATTCCAGGTTCTAGCTGAACTCGGTCTCATTCCAGACATCGACGGGAAGCGAGAGCGGGTAGTGACACTTGCGCAGAATGCTTCCAGCAGATTTGAATGCAGATATGTATACATGAAGATGACGTCGAAAAATGCAATTTTTAATACTAGGTTCTCCAATGGAAAGCCCAGGCAGGTACCTGTCGCTCATGCAGAGGGCAGGGTAATGGCTGCTAACCGGAAGCTGATGGAACAGATCGATGAAAACGGGCAGATCCTGTTCCGCTATTCAAATCCAGAGGGTACAGGCTGT is a window from the Thermoplasmatales archaeon genome containing:
- a CDS encoding Zn-dependent protease translates to MISGIEIAIFLIFAWIVIILYLRDRIGKTKHFSTLGPALMIKTTRNRGILDRVSRRFPGIIFGKISVVLSFVTLIFALFFIVYETILISSVRIVSAPSPALYLALPGINPAIPIVYGGIALIVSVVVHEFMHGVVARRQKMKVNSVGALVFIVPLGAFVEPDEQEMINADPVVRRRIVAAGPGINIFIAIACILILLFLLMPSVHVTSDGMYIEQVSPINIVQNSHIPTGSLLTSYGNYTGNSVNNLATSSTITPGTLQNATYIYNGQTGSLRMMAGVDIVATIPGYPAANYSELTGSVVLRINNESIRNENALSAALDNITPGNKVALSVMYFNKTTNTDVTGTFNMTTVTKYSYYQSYDPSANSNSYKNQGFVGIETTYLGISGAPIKQVAPAIFGGTILTGGLTGFVYAIALPFLGLSPVPQYLQSLFVTPFMPALFWGTVNMIYWFFWINFLLGLSNILPISVFDGSQFLRDTLTIWGRRKRLSFLRNERNVRMIINTLGFLIVMILIYEIILPYIR
- a CDS encoding large-conductance mechanosensitive channel, with translation MTDDNAVLEELKKITALLTPKPPLPAEHKNFLGQFKDFFSQYKVMGMAVAFILGLYLGTLVQALVTDLLMPIIQFATPPGVVWQDISFGPFLVGQFMGALVTFLLVVLVVFLIVKVSEKAKIK
- a CDS encoding phosphoribosylformylglycinamidine synthase I, whose amino-acid sequence is MPELDSPRIAVLRMEGTNNEEEAFQSFRRSGASPEFVHINEITRGHVDLENFSTIFIPGGFSAGDYVRAGAIFAARLRFSAMDKLLRFIQSEKPVIGVCNGFQVLAELGLIPDIDGKRERVVTLAQNASSRFECRYVYMKMTSKNAIFNTRFSNGKPRQVPVAHAEGRVMAANRKLMEQIDENGQILFRYSNPEGTGCGYPWNPNGSDLDIAAITNPAGNVIGLMPHPERVYYNFQMMGNEKSNSNGTGKDFFDSIVDFIRKK